A portion of the Malania oleifera isolate guangnan ecotype guangnan chromosome 3, ASM2987363v1, whole genome shotgun sequence genome contains these proteins:
- the LOC131151315 gene encoding uncharacterized protein LOC131151315, which yields MKEVMRFRKKGKLGSWYIKAFEILERISPIAYQMALPPALSRVHDVFHVSVLRKYMPDPSHVLSHEPLKIRDVLVYEEVSVQILDQKLQKLRTKEIPLVKVTWQNHTVEEASWELEKKIREYYFESYGNTRNESVREILELLEKCRDFYERTKGQVLPDDQGSEFYPAAESRVVK from the exons ATGAAAGAGGTgatgaggtttaggaagaagggAAAGTTAGGCTCTTGGTACATTAAGgcatttgagatcctggaaaggataagTCCAATTGCTTATCAAATGgcgttacccccagcactatccagagttcatgatgtgtttcatgtatcagTGCTAAGGAAGTACATGCCAGACCCTTCACACGTGCTAAGTCATGAACCTCTAAAGATCAGAGATGTGTTAGTATATGAGGAAGTATcggttcagattttggatcagaAGTTACAGaaactgcgtactaaggaaataccattagtgaaagtgaCGTGGCAGAACCACAcagtagaggaggcttcatgggagttGGAGAAAAAGATAC gtgaatattattttgagaGTTATGGTAATACCAGAAATGAGAGTGTACGTGAAATATTGGAACTATTGGAGAAATGTAGGGATTTTTATGAGAGGACCAAGGGTCAAGTTTTACCAGACGACCAAGGGTCGGAGTTTTATCCAGCAGCTGAGAGTCGAGTTGTGAAATGA